One region of Leptidea sinapis chromosome 10, ilLepSina1.1, whole genome shotgun sequence genomic DNA includes:
- the LOC126966646 gene encoding putative gustatory receptor 22c, which translates to LIGLSPYQVKFSKTKQMFKIRSNSIYLNSLSAITILLILLTFFILHLRYLFSGTDESAYSNESAAELNYILELTTFVIFCCSAYYFVYTYRSSYMKMLNLCVTTWELMPSSNKRQVILKNLRFLINTWFIMFLLIIIVQVCLISMSNTSLWKKLLDGLTFNMAHVLQIIYLIFYQTLVMIIVSILRNLYCECQLMDTGDGVTNVKPKMKNMTLRQMEIVYIKAFELKTYINQSFQWPILMTTLQCFHAAVSEAHSVYHYILLNNTISIYEITDGTVWTIYQLIKIYSLAYSGSLIKNEAQRIGQLLHNISTEKLDLRWFVEVQHFSTLIMYQSVEINLCGYFPLDATLIYNFVASATMYMIILVQFDRDG; encoded by the exons CTTATCGGATTATCACCCTACCAAGTAAAGTTTTCCAAGACAAAACAGATGTTCAAGATACGGTCAAATTCGATTTACCTCAATTCTTTGAGTGCGATTACCATATTATTGATACTGTTAACGTTCTTTATTCTACATCTTAGATATCTGTTTTCGGGTACTGATGAATCAGCATACAGTAATGAATCTGCAGCAGAACTAAATTACATTCTCGAACTGACcacttttgttatattttgttgttctGCATACTATTTCGTATATACATATCGATCTTCGTATATGAAAATGTTGAATTTGTGTGTTACTACTTGGGAGCTTATGCCTTCATCGAATAAAAGACAAGTGATTCTCAAAAATTTGCGTTTCCTCATCAATACATGGTTCATCATGTTCTTGTTGATAATAATTGTTCAGGTCTGCTTAATTAGTATGAGCAATACCAGTTTGTGGAAGAAGTTATTGGATGGATTAACATTTAATATGGCCCACGTATTACAGATCATCTatcttattttttatcaaactcTAGTGATGATTATTGTTTCAATACTGCGTAACCTCTACTGCGAATGCCAACTAATGGATACCGGTGATGGAGTGACAAATGTTAaaccaaaaatgaaaaatatgacTTTAAGGCAGATGgaaatagtttatataaaaGCATTTGAGTTGAAGACTTATATTAATCAATCATTCCAATGGCCAATCCTCATGACAACGTTGcaatgtttccatgcagcggtCAGTGAAGCTCACTCTGTATACCattatatattacttaacaACACAATTTCAATCTACGAAATTACTGATGGTACAGTGTGGACGATATACcagctaataaaaatatattcattagcATATTCAGGGAGTTTGATAAAAAATGAA GCACAAAGAATTGGCCAATTACTCCACAACATATCAACAGAAAAACTCGATCTTCGATGGTTTGTCGAG GTGCAACATTTTTCAACACTCATCATGTACCAATCTGTAGAAATTAACTTGTGTGGTTATTTTCCATTAGACGCGACACTTATCTATAAT TTTGTAGCATCTGCGACAATGTACATGATAATTCTGGTTCAATTTGATCGAGACGGTTAG
- the LOC126966647 gene encoding LOW QUALITY PROTEIN: interferon-inducible double-stranded RNA-dependent protein kinase activator A homolog A-like (The sequence of the model RefSeq protein was modified relative to this genomic sequence to represent the inferred CDS: deleted 1 base in 1 codon): MLDGGIVHPQPGVIHQVPYGMVAGPDGEHAPHGQRRRYPARPKPPNNIERLPLDEAAKREMESLPLKTPVSVLQELLARRGTMPKYELVQIEGMIHEPTFRYRVTVADVVAMGTGRSKKEAKHSAAKALLDKLTGAAPADQPPNGTIPEPTNVVTSFEDKLMGNPVGWLRSCACQGSGRHPPTTRRMMIILIDTLKWFALQ; this comes from the exons ATG TTGGATGGAGGTATAGTTCATCCCCAGCCTGGGGTGATCCACCAAGTGCCATATGGCATGGTGGCTGGTCCTGATGGTGAACATGCTCCTCATGGACAAAGGCGCCGCTATCCGGCTAGACCCAAACCTCCCAATAATATAGAAAGGTTGCCTCTTGACGAAGCTGCTAAAAGG gaAATGGAGTCCCTTCCTCTAAAGACTCCAGTGTCAGTCCTACAGGAACTACTAGCTCGGCGTGGAACAATGCCTAAATATGAATTAGTGCAGATTGAGGGAATGATCCATGAGCCAACATTTAGATACAGGGTCACTGTTGCTGATGTTGTTG CAATGGGCACAGGAAGGTCAAAGAAGGAAGCGAAGCACTCAGCAGCTAAGGCTTTGCTGGATAAGCTCACTGGAGCCGCACCAGCAGACCAGCCCCCCAATGGAACTATACCCGAGCC TACCAATGTGGTGACTTCATTTGAGGACAAATTGATGGGCAATCCAGTTGGCTGGCTG AGGAGTTGTGCATGTCAAGGTTCTGGCCGCCACCCTCCTACCACGCGGAGaatgatgataatattaatagac ACACTCAAATGGTTTGCTTTGCAGTAA
- the LOC126966601 gene encoding uncharacterized protein LOC126966601, producing MEFYFQNSRDRSFVRLRSRRGCDYRSQTWRLIIARRAVKRSVEFQTVMDTHQKRAVALYFLHRRIKERRPKRFWIHPLIAERDRYGLFVTLINDLKKDEEKFSNYFRMSVCSYLELLRKTETALQKQHTNMRDPISPEEMLAVTLRYLASGTSMHDLHYTFRIGHTPISIIVRMTCEKLWEVLMFECFPVITTELLEEIKQKFYKYANFPNCVGAIDCKHIRIIKPDNSASTYYNYKIFFSFVLMAVVDADYCFVFVDIGAPGSNADSTIFKNTTLWNALNSNSIKLPNEKILPGSTLPPVPYVFVADEAFGLHQNMRPYGGQFLSVQKRVFNYRLSRARRYVECAFGILSNKWRILNRALDVSINTFIN from the exons ATGgagttttattttcaaaactcACGAGACCGGAGTTTTGTGCGGTTACGCAGCCGTCGCGGTTGCGATTATCGCTCGCAAACTTGGCGGTTGATAATCGCCAGACGGGCGGTTAAACGATCAGTTGAGTTCCAGACCGTCATGGACACACACCAGAAACGAGCTGTTGCGTTATACTTCCTTCACAGAAGAATTAAAGAAAGAAGGCCTAAAAGGTTCTGGATACATCCACTGATTGCGGAAAGAGATCGTTATGGATTATTTGTTACTCTTATTAATGACTTAAAGAAGGATGAAGAAAAGTTCTCTAATTATTTTCGAATGTCCGTATGTAGTTATTTAGAACTTTTAAGAAAAACAGAAACTGCTCTTCAAAAACAACATACTAATATGCGAGATCCCATATCACCAGAGGAAATGTTGGCAGTGACATTAAG aTACCTAGCAAGTGGGACTTCAATGCACGATTTGCACTACACATTCAGAATTGGGCACACACCTATATCAATAATTGTAAGAATGACATGTGAAAAATTATGGGAGGTGTTAATGTTTGAATGTTTTCCGGTAATCACTACAGAACTTTTAGAagaaatcaaacaaaaattttacaagTACGCAAATTTTCCTAACTGTGTCGGAGCAATAGACTGCAAacatataagaataattaaacCAGATAACAGTGCTTCAACTTACTacaattataagatttttttttcatttgtgtTAATGGCCGTAGTTGATGCGGAttactgctttgtttttgtagACATTGGAGCCCCGGGTAGTAATGCTGATTCaaccatttttaaaaatactactCTTTGGAATGCGCTTAATAGCAATTCTATCAAACTACCTAATGAAAAAATACTACCCGGATCTACTTTGCCACCTGTCCCATATGTATTCGTAGCCGATGAGGCGTTTGGGTTGCATCAAAATATGAGACCTTATGGTGGTCAATTTTTGAGTGTACAAAAAAGGGTATTCAATTATCGCCTATCTAGAGCACGAAGATACGTGGAATGTGCATTTGGCATTTTGTCAAACAAATGGCGAATTTTAAATCGTGCATTGGATGTATCAATCAATAcctttatcaattaa